One genomic region from Nocardia vinacea encodes:
- a CDS encoding Hsp70 family protein, translated as MNTVSALAEEGSAKAPPGRRSAAERSPAVTRRTTLTFDSTGTARVGMIPRHGRAITEFADLSQRKTKQARVGHRALTAADLIAVVTECLITEARRDRRAVGAGVTLTYPAGYTEGQLGELRAALDAIGLAHVALVAEPVAAATWLEVERGPLMPGLALVYDLGGASLDITLVRVGAGCPRNPIVGVPMRSTEFGGRAFGALVAARAGNGTVPASISGAVTGVTADELRTIHIRSSLKLVYRCLRMADVTMADVDCVLVVGGAARPVEVAQVLAGELARPVITAPDPERTIADGAAIMARRAAAADEEATGHHHRRKPRRATTRALLLSRRTRRRLTRVAIAVGMSAAGVALALALPADTVVAGLSQLGLR; from the coding sequence GTGAACACGGTTTCCGCTCTGGCGGAGGAGGGTTCGGCCAAGGCTCCACCCGGCCGCCGCTCCGCCGCCGAACGCTCGCCCGCCGTCACCCGCCGCACCACCCTCACCTTCGACAGCACCGGAACGGCCAGGGTCGGCATGATTCCGCGGCACGGGCGCGCCATCACCGAATTCGCCGATCTGAGTCAACGCAAGACCAAGCAGGCCAGGGTCGGGCACCGCGCGCTCACCGCGGCCGATCTGATCGCGGTTGTCACGGAATGTCTGATCACCGAGGCGCGTCGTGATCGTCGAGCGGTTGGTGCGGGGGTCACGCTGACGTATCCCGCGGGCTACACCGAAGGCCAGTTGGGGGAGTTGCGCGCGGCGCTGGACGCGATCGGTTTGGCTCATGTCGCGCTGGTCGCCGAACCCGTCGCGGCGGCCACCTGGCTCGAGGTCGAACGCGGGCCGCTGATGCCGGGCCTAGCCCTTGTCTATGACCTAGGTGGGGCAAGCCTCGATATCACCCTGGTGCGAGTCGGTGCGGGCTGTCCGCGAAATCCGATTGTCGGCGTACCGATGCGTTCGACGGAATTCGGCGGGCGGGCCTTCGGCGCGCTGGTCGCCGCGCGGGCCGGGAACGGGACCGTGCCCGCCTCCATCTCCGGTGCGGTCACCGGTGTCACCGCCGACGAATTGCGCACCATCCATATCCGATCCTCGCTGAAGCTGGTCTATCGCTGTCTGCGGATGGCGGATGTGACCATGGCCGATGTCGACTGCGTGCTGGTGGTCGGCGGCGCGGCCCGGCCGGTCGAGGTGGCGCAGGTGCTCGCCGGTGAACTGGCGCGCCCGGTGATCACGGCCCCGGATCCGGAACGCACGATCGCCGACGGTGCCGCCATCATGGCGCGTCGCGCCGCCGCCGCGGACGAGGAGGCGACCGGACATCACCATCGGCGCAAACCACGCAGAGCGACGACGCGCGCCCTTTTACTTTCACGGCGTACCAGACGCCGCTTGACCCGGGTGGCGATCGCTGTGGGGATGTCGGCCGCTGGAGTGGCGCTCGCGCTGGCGCTGCCCGCCGACACGGTGGTCGCGGGCTTGTCGCAACTCGGGCTGCGGTAA
- a CDS encoding diiron oxygenase: MSTAVTPAVDSDLAKAQEYAAKLLLLSEGSVNKHFDPFEDIDWDNPDFAADAGEERWVLPVSGDALGRHPWYQALSLDRKIAIGKYRQANVAKVGLQFESILISGMVTHSFGLPNGSPEFRYCSHEMIEEHNHTLMFQEMVNRIGIDVPGMGPLVRKFKYIGAPVAALFPNLFFMAVLAGEEPIDHIQKAILRSGEDVHPIMRGVMAIHVAEEARHISFAHEFLKQHVPDKNAANKLVLSIVMPIVMFILGRSIYTPPRSFFKEFDIPDEVRKELFYGSKQAKQEFSDFFGDVRTLANDIGLMNPIGKAVWKLLKIDGHTTRYRSEPLRTAKAG, from the coding sequence ATGTCTACAGCCGTGACGCCCGCAGTCGATTCCGATCTGGCGAAGGCGCAGGAGTATGCCGCCAAGCTGCTGCTGCTCTCCGAAGGTTCGGTGAACAAGCACTTCGACCCGTTCGAGGACATCGACTGGGACAATCCGGATTTTGCCGCCGATGCCGGTGAAGAGCGCTGGGTGCTCCCGGTATCCGGCGATGCGCTCGGTCGCCACCCCTGGTACCAGGCGCTGTCGCTGGATCGGAAGATCGCGATCGGTAAGTACCGCCAAGCCAATGTCGCCAAGGTCGGTCTGCAGTTCGAATCCATCCTGATCAGCGGCATGGTGACACACAGCTTCGGCCTGCCCAACGGTTCGCCCGAATTCCGTTACTGCTCCCACGAAATGATCGAGGAGCACAACCACACCCTGATGTTCCAGGAGATGGTCAACCGGATCGGCATCGACGTTCCCGGTATGGGCCCGCTGGTGCGCAAGTTCAAATACATCGGCGCGCCGGTGGCCGCTCTTTTCCCGAATCTGTTCTTCATGGCCGTGCTCGCGGGTGAGGAGCCGATCGACCACATTCAGAAGGCGATCCTGCGTTCGGGTGAGGACGTGCATCCGATTATGCGCGGCGTGATGGCGATTCACGTCGCCGAGGAGGCGCGCCACATTTCCTTCGCGCACGAATTCCTCAAGCAGCATGTGCCCGATAAGAATGCGGCCAATAAGTTGGTGCTCTCGATCGTCATGCCGATCGTCATGTTCATCCTCGGCCGCTCCATCTACACGCCGCCCCGGTCGTTCTTCAAGGAGTTCGATATCCCGGACGAGGTGCGCAAGGAGCTGTTCTACGGTTCGAAGCAGGCCAAGCAGGAGTTCAGCGACTTCTTCGGCGATGTGCGCACGCTGGCCAATGACATCGGCCTGATGAACCCCATCGGCAAGGCGGTCTGGAAGCTGCTGAAGATCGACGGCCACACCACCCGTTACCGCTCCGAGCCGTTGCGCACGGCCAAGGCCGGCTGA
- a CDS encoding FAD-dependent oxidoreductase yields MPYVVTQSCCSDASCVYACPVNCIHPTPDEPDFLTAEMLYVDPQACVDCGACASACPVDAITSSKKLTDEQKPFIEINADFYRQARPRPLLAKPVPAAEIHTERQPLRVAIVGSGPSAMYAADELLTQPDVTVTVFDRLPVPHGLARYGVAPDHAKTRQVNKLFDIISTQPGFESYLNIEVGKHISHQELLTHFHAVIYAVGASSDRKLGIPGEDLAGNVSATDFVAWYNGHPDHAGRTFDLSQRRAVIVGNGNVALDVARILACDPEALVGTDIAPQALKALRESKIEEVVVLGRRGPAESAFTVPEFVGLLGADVDMAIEGELPPVTDELPYQVEQKLRLLHTVATGYRSLERAGGAERPLGARKRIVFRYLSAPTAILGADEVTGIELSRNELVTDPDGRVRAVATGETERFDTGLVLTSVGYRGVALPGLPFDEQSAVIPNLNGRVLEQSGGAVLPGTYVTGWIKRGPTGFIGTNKSCAQETIRQLADDFNAGRLREPAGNAADFDHLVHRRRPSVLARRSAVRTGIVRRLLARA; encoded by the coding sequence GTGCCGTACGTCGTCACGCAGTCCTGCTGTAGCGACGCGTCCTGCGTCTACGCCTGCCCGGTCAACTGCATCCACCCCACGCCCGACGAACCGGACTTTCTGACGGCGGAGATGCTGTATGTCGACCCGCAGGCGTGCGTGGACTGCGGCGCATGTGCGAGTGCGTGCCCGGTCGATGCCATCACGTCGTCGAAGAAGCTGACCGACGAGCAGAAGCCGTTCATCGAGATCAATGCCGACTTCTATCGGCAGGCGCGGCCGCGGCCGCTGCTGGCGAAGCCGGTGCCCGCGGCCGAGATCCACACCGAGCGTCAGCCGTTGCGGGTGGCGATCGTCGGGTCCGGCCCCTCGGCCATGTACGCGGCCGATGAACTGCTGACCCAGCCCGATGTCACTGTGACGGTCTTCGACCGGCTTCCGGTACCCCATGGACTCGCCAGGTACGGCGTCGCGCCGGACCATGCCAAGACCCGGCAGGTCAACAAGCTCTTCGATATCATCTCGACCCAGCCCGGTTTCGAGTCGTACCTGAATATCGAAGTGGGCAAACATATTTCGCACCAGGAGCTGCTCACGCACTTCCATGCGGTGATCTATGCGGTCGGTGCGTCCTCGGATCGTAAGCTCGGCATTCCCGGCGAAGATTTGGCGGGCAATGTATCTGCCACCGACTTCGTCGCCTGGTACAACGGGCATCCGGATCATGCCGGGCGCACCTTCGATCTGTCGCAGCGCCGGGCCGTCATCGTCGGCAATGGCAATGTGGCCCTCGATGTGGCGCGCATTCTTGCTTGCGATCCGGAAGCGTTGGTGGGCACCGATATCGCACCCCAAGCGCTGAAGGCGCTGCGGGAGAGCAAGATCGAGGAAGTGGTAGTGCTCGGTCGGCGCGGTCCGGCCGAATCCGCTTTCACCGTACCGGAATTCGTCGGGCTGCTCGGCGCGGATGTCGATATGGCAATCGAGGGTGAACTGCCCCCGGTGACCGATGAACTGCCGTATCAGGTCGAGCAGAAGTTGCGGTTGCTGCATACCGTAGCGACTGGCTACAGGTCGCTCGAAAGGGCCGGCGGGGCCGAGCGGCCGCTCGGTGCGCGCAAGCGGATCGTGTTCCGATATCTGTCCGCGCCGACCGCGATTCTGGGCGCCGACGAGGTGACCGGTATCGAGCTGAGCCGCAACGAACTTGTCACCGATCCGGATGGTCGCGTCCGTGCGGTGGCGACGGGGGAGACCGAGCGGTTTGATACCGGGCTGGTGCTCACCTCGGTGGGTTATCGCGGTGTTGCCCTGCCGGGCTTGCCATTCGACGAGCAGTCCGCCGTGATCCCGAATCTGAACGGCCGCGTGCTGGAACAGTCCGGTGGTGCGGTGCTGCCAGGAACGTATGTCACCGGCTGGATCAAGCGTGGTCCCACCGGATTCATCGGTACCAACAAATCCTGCGCGCAGGAGACGATTCGGCAGTTGGCCGATGATTTCAACGCCGGTCGGTTACGTGAACCGGCAGGTAACGCGGCGGATTTCGATCACCTGGTGCACCGTCGTCGGCCCTCGGTCCTGGCCCGCCGAAGCGCGGTGCGAACCGGTATCGTGCGGCGCCTGCTCGCTCGCGCCTGA
- a CDS encoding glucose 1-dehydrogenase, whose amino-acid sequence MSTRFADKVVLITGASSGVGKAVAMRAATEGAAVVLGARGKDAGEQVAADIRAAGGRAMFVPTDVTVEDDLARLTQAALTEYGRLDAAFNNAGAVNAFGPIEQIDEAGWRADVELNLTSVFYGLRHQVPAIVASGGGAILNNASNLGVVGMGSVAPYVAAKHGVVGLTRAVALEAAEQGVRVNALVSGAVDTPAFRNSMGATPEGEAAIAALHPLGRISKPTEIASFCAYLLSDEASFITGAALAIDGGFTAK is encoded by the coding sequence ATGTCGACACGTTTCGCGGACAAGGTCGTGCTCATCACCGGGGCCAGCTCGGGTGTCGGCAAGGCGGTGGCCATGCGGGCGGCGACCGAGGGCGCGGCGGTCGTGCTCGGCGCTCGCGGTAAAGACGCGGGCGAGCAGGTCGCGGCCGATATCCGCGCGGCGGGTGGCCGGGCGATGTTTGTGCCGACCGATGTCACCGTCGAGGACGATCTGGCCCGCCTGACCCAGGCAGCACTCACCGAATACGGCCGGCTGGACGCGGCATTCAACAATGCGGGCGCCGTCAATGCCTTCGGCCCGATCGAGCAGATCGACGAGGCGGGGTGGCGCGCCGATGTCGAACTCAATCTGACCAGCGTGTTCTACGGTCTGCGCCACCAGGTTCCGGCGATTGTCGCCTCCGGCGGCGGCGCGATCCTCAACAACGCCTCGAACCTCGGCGTGGTCGGCATGGGTTCGGTGGCGCCGTATGTGGCGGCCAAACACGGCGTCGTCGGGCTGACCCGCGCGGTGGCGCTGGAGGCCGCTGAACAGGGTGTTCGGGTAAACGCGCTGGTCTCCGGCGCGGTCGACACGCCAGCTTTCCGCAACTCGATGGGTGCGACGCCCGAGGGTGAAGCGGCCATCGCCGCACTGCATCCGCTCGGCCGGATCAGCAAGCCGACGGAGATCGCCTCGTTCTGCGCCTACCTGCTGAGCGATGAGGCCAGCTTCATCACCGGTGCGGCGCTCGCGATCGACGGTGGGTTCACCGCCAAATAG